In Granulicatella elegans, one genomic interval encodes:
- a CDS encoding sensor histidine kinase translates to MKMIQENQLKFLIRYGLLITALVEWALYHPVNAYHLLLFLVIVVVAQLDYYSIQYPWAILAQGTAILLFCYFTGNIFITLMLLLCFEISFRFSSMYAIILQGMISLVVIILGIKQQQWWAISVMIFGNVLFYYGAQLVLKLNDQGNLLKEQENQLFEQKKELQQAQYTMGTMKELYTLQERNRISREIHDSVGHSLSTIIIQLGAISKLSEENSPQVSQMSAQLREFAVKGLQEVRTVVHDLKPEQLTKQQLNVALEEFIYETKQHSGVEFVFRQNKPTIQLTKGQELTIFRGVQEATTNAIRHGKATKITLLMMYSANELIVTIMDNGVGSSAISLEGGLKVLEERLHEQQAQLEIKNTEQGFTVQMKLKGETNV, encoded by the coding sequence ATGAAAATGATTCAAGAAAATCAATTAAAATTTTTAATTCGCTATGGCTTGTTAATAACAGCTCTTGTAGAGTGGGCATTATATCATCCAGTGAATGCTTATCACTTGCTTCTATTTCTTGTTATTGTTGTTGTAGCCCAATTAGATTATTATTCGATTCAATATCCTTGGGCAATTTTAGCTCAAGGAACAGCTATTTTGCTATTTTGTTATTTTACAGGGAATATTTTTATTACTTTAATGCTTTTATTATGTTTCGAAATTAGTTTTCGATTTTCATCTATGTATGCGATTATTCTTCAAGGGATGATTAGTCTAGTAGTTATTATATTAGGGATTAAGCAGCAACAATGGTGGGCGATTTCGGTAATGATTTTTGGAAATGTATTATTTTATTATGGTGCACAGCTTGTTTTAAAGTTAAATGACCAAGGAAATTTATTGAAAGAGCAAGAAAATCAATTGTTCGAGCAGAAAAAAGAATTGCAACAAGCCCAATATACAATGGGAACAATGAAGGAATTATATACTTTACAAGAGAGAAATCGTATTTCAAGAGAAATTCATGATTCAGTTGGACATAGTCTTTCAACGATTATTATTCAACTAGGAGCGATTAGTAAATTAAGTGAAGAAAATAGTCCACAAGTTTCTCAAATGAGCGCACAATTAAGAGAATTTGCAGTTAAAGGGTTACAAGAAGTGCGTACTGTAGTTCATGATTTAAAACCAGAACAATTAACGAAACAACAATTGAATGTAGCTTTAGAAGAATTTATTTATGAAACAAAACAACATAGTGGAGTGGAATTTGTATTTAGACAAAATAAGCCAACGATTCAACTTACTAAAGGGCAAGAGTTGACGATTTTTAGAGGAGTGCAGGAAGCAACGACAAATGCAATTCGTCATGGAAAAGCAACTAAAATTACGCTATTAATGATGTATTCTGCAAATGAACTCATTGTAACGATTATGGATAATGGAGTGGGCTCTTCAGCTATTTCACTAGAAGGCGGATTAAAAGTGTTAGAAGAGCGACTGCATGAACAACAAGCGCAATTAGAAATCAAAAATACTGAACAAGGATTTACAGTACAAATGAAATTGAAAGGAGAAACCAATGTCTGA
- a CDS encoding metal ABC transporter ATP-binding protein yields MSYVSVENLSFSYDNEPVLENISFTVEPGEFVILTGENGAAKSTLLKNILGLLTPKQGKATIATVNTQGETLSIGYAPQQISSFNVGFPSTVYELVASGRYQQGRWFQRLDQEDHEHIEKALKSVGMWDERDKRIGELSGGQKQRICLARIFATDPDLFVLDEPTAGMDKTSRERFYHLLHHSCAHHGKAILMVTHEEEDLEHYVDKHIHLMRKEDSPWRCFSMVSCKEHSSQD; encoded by the coding sequence ATGAGTTACGTTTCAGTTGAGAATTTATCATTTTCGTATGATAATGAACCCGTTTTAGAAAACATTAGTTTTACCGTTGAACCGGGAGAGTTTGTCATTTTAACAGGCGAAAATGGTGCAGCAAAATCCACTTTATTAAAAAATATTTTAGGATTATTAACTCCAAAACAAGGAAAAGCAACAATCGCAACCGTTAATACACAAGGAGAAACTTTATCGATTGGGTATGCCCCACAACAAATTTCTTCTTTTAATGTGGGATTTCCTTCAACCGTTTATGAATTAGTTGCTTCAGGTCGTTACCAACAAGGTCGCTGGTTTCAACGATTAGATCAAGAAGACCATGAACATATTGAAAAAGCCTTAAAATCTGTTGGAATGTGGGATGAACGTGATAAACGAATTGGAGAATTATCAGGTGGTCAAAAACAAAGAATTTGTTTAGCACGTATTTTTGCGACAGATCCAGACTTATTTGTATTAGATGAACCAACAGCAGGAATGGATAAAACAAGTAGAGAACGTTTCTATCATCTCTTACATCATAGTTGTGCCCATCATGGAAAAGCAATTTTAATGGTGACGCATGAAGAAGAAGATTTGGAACATTATGTGGATAAACATATTCATTTGATGAGAAAGGAGGATTCTCCATGGAGATGTTTTTCTATGGTTTCATGCAAAGAGCATTCATCACAGGATTAG
- a CDS encoding metallophosphoesterase family protein, producing MKKTYFIIGDVHGEDKMLDEMLKNWDESTQQLVFLGDLIDRGPNNKKSVLTAMEYVKEKNAWYVMGNHEVMFLAWIDNPEERFDHYMRNNGNTTINHLLNRPVDTEIDSLKDCELVKEQYPELISLLRERPLYIDEEDVLFVHAGVDLRLDHWLDTVPKDFYWIREPFHTGKNTTGKTIIFGHTPLKGLNEDGDYMKLWQQDGKIGMDGGAVFGGALHGVVWHDGEIQKIYSLEHKDFH from the coding sequence ATGAAAAAAACTTATTTTATTATTGGAGATGTTCATGGAGAGGATAAAATGCTCGATGAAATGTTAAAAAATTGGGATGAAAGTACTCAACAATTAGTTTTCCTTGGTGACTTAATTGATAGAGGCCCTAATAATAAAAAAAGTGTTTTAACTGCAATGGAGTATGTAAAAGAAAAAAATGCTTGGTATGTAATGGGAAATCATGAAGTCATGTTCTTAGCATGGATTGATAATCCAGAAGAGCGTTTTGATCATTATATGAGAAATAATGGAAATACAACTATTAACCATTTATTAAATCGTCCAGTCGATACAGAAATAGATTCTTTAAAAGATTGCGAATTGGTAAAAGAACAATATCCTGAGTTAATATCTTTATTAAGAGAACGTCCTTTATATATTGATGAAGAGGATGTCTTATTTGTTCATGCTGGAGTTGATTTAAGATTAGATCATTGGTTAGACACTGTTCCAAAAGATTTTTATTGGATTCGTGAACCTTTCCATACTGGAAAAAATACAACTGGAAAAACGATTATTTTTGGTCATACTCCATTAAAAGGTTTAAATGAAGATGGAGATTATATGAAGTTATGGCAACAGGATGGAAAAATCGGCATGGATGGCGGAGCTGTATTTGGCGGAGCTTTACATGGTGTTGTATGGCATGATGGTGAAATTCAAAAAATTTATAGTTTAGAACATAAAGATTTCCATTAA
- a CDS encoding metal ABC transporter permease, with the protein MEMFFYGFMQRAFITGLAMAMITPILGLFLILRRQSLLADTLSHVSLVGVSLGLLLGYNPTFMTLVVVVLAAIVLEVIGKYFKGYSEVSVAILMSGGMAIALILMNFQKGRSTISVDQFLFGSIVTITQQQMWLMIALAIIVVVLYLIFRRPLYVLSFDEDTAYTAGLPVRLMTQVFTMITGVVISVMMPIAGALLVSAVIVLPASIAIRLTRSFTGVIVSGVFISIFGIFSGLSMSYEFDTPPGATITCVFLIILVISLFATMIKNQLKK; encoded by the coding sequence ATGGAGATGTTTTTCTATGGTTTCATGCAAAGAGCATTCATCACAGGATTAGCAATGGCGATGATTACGCCAATTTTGGGATTGTTTTTAATTTTAAGAAGACAGTCATTATTGGCAGATACATTATCGCATGTTTCCTTAGTGGGGGTTTCTCTAGGTTTATTATTAGGCTACAATCCTACCTTTATGACTTTGGTAGTGGTAGTTTTAGCAGCCATTGTATTAGAAGTAATTGGAAAATACTTTAAAGGTTATTCAGAAGTGAGCGTTGCGATATTAATGTCCGGTGGGATGGCAATTGCCTTAATTTTAATGAATTTCCAAAAAGGGCGTTCAACGATTAGTGTTGATCAATTTTTATTTGGTTCTATCGTGACGATTACACAACAACAAATGTGGTTGATGATTGCTTTAGCGATCATTGTGGTTGTGTTATATTTGATTTTTAGACGACCGTTATATGTTTTATCATTTGATGAAGATACGGCTTATACGGCAGGATTACCTGTTCGTTTAATGACACAAGTTTTCACGATGATTACGGGTGTAGTCATTTCTGTGATGATGCCAATTGCTGGAGCTTTATTAGTTTCAGCGGTAATCGTGTTACCAGCATCTATCGCAATTCGTTTAACGAGAAGTTTTACAGGAGTTATTGTGTCAGGTGTGTTCATTAGTATTTTTGGTATTTTTAGTGGATTAAGTATGTCTTATGAATTTGATACACCACCAGGTGCTACGATTACTTGTGTATTCTTAATTATTTTGGTAATTAGTTTATTTGCAACAATGATTAAAAATCAATTGAAGAAATAA
- a CDS encoding response regulator — MSEKIKVMLVDDEQLIRSGLKIMLETYPDIEVIHQAGNGREAFECCKKEVPDVVLMDIHMPVSTGIEGTKLIKEAYPEVKIVMVTTFQDTEYIIEAMQYGASGYLLKDSSYEAIYDGIKVALSGKVVMDATVSEKLVMQPKAPTTIEKMDISSFGLTDREIELIRLVSQGLNNKEISEALFLSEGTVKNNISTILSKLALRDRTQLVIFAYNHHIHS, encoded by the coding sequence ATGTCTGAAAAAATTAAAGTGATGCTAGTAGATGATGAGCAATTAATTCGTTCAGGTTTAAAAATTATGCTAGAAACTTATCCAGATATTGAAGTCATTCATCAAGCTGGAAATGGACGAGAAGCATTTGAATGTTGTAAAAAAGAAGTTCCAGATGTTGTATTAATGGATATTCATATGCCAGTAAGTACGGGAATTGAAGGAACTAAACTGATTAAAGAAGCTTATCCAGAAGTGAAGATTGTAATGGTGACAACCTTTCAAGATACAGAATATATTATAGAAGCGATGCAATATGGAGCTTCAGGTTATTTATTAAAAGATAGTAGTTATGAAGCTATTTATGATGGGATTAAAGTGGCTTTATCTGGAAAAGTAGTGATGGATGCGACAGTTTCTGAAAAATTAGTCATGCAACCAAAAGCACCGACTACTATCGAAAAAATGGATATTTCTTCATTCGGATTAACGGATAGAGAAATTGAATTGATTCGACTTGTATCTCAAGGGTTAAATAATAAAGAAATTTCAGAAGCATTATTTTTATCTGAAGGAACCGTTAAAAATAATATTAGTACAATTTTATCAAAATTAGCTTTGAGAGACCGTACGCAATTAGTAATTTTTGCTTACAATCATCATATTCATTCATAA
- a CDS encoding CPBP family intramembrane glutamic endopeptidase: protein MKKKAVLLWFVYFSNLMIVPRFFLTQAEDGTLHVDRKVYILVQLITAMYAVWSYREVIQRGFENLVKRRFVRDIAIGYVVRVVLTMFVALVVPLQQTDNQANIESLLNSTSLVLMLILTCVVAPIVEELVFREAIIGAFKDKMNSWILTGISIFFFVLLHSISNSGGIDWNAALMYVPLTIPLVGMYRYYEDNVAASMLMHFVSNSVAMIFLVARGFLA, encoded by the coding sequence ATGAAGAAGAAAGCAGTATTATTATGGTTTGTTTATTTTTCTAATTTAATGATTGTTCCTCGATTTTTTCTAACACAAGCTGAAGATGGTACATTACATGTGGACAGAAAAGTATATATTTTAGTTCAATTGATTACAGCAATGTATGCAGTTTGGTCTTATCGAGAAGTAATTCAAAGAGGGTTTGAAAATTTAGTAAAGCGTAGATTTGTTCGCGATATTGCGATTGGTTATGTAGTTCGAGTTGTACTGACTATGTTTGTAGCTCTTGTTGTTCCATTACAGCAAACAGATAATCAAGCTAATATTGAATCATTATTAAATTCTACATCTCTTGTATTAATGCTAATCTTAACCTGTGTGGTTGCACCGATTGTGGAAGAATTAGTATTTAGGGAAGCGATTATTGGAGCTTTTAAAGATAAAATGAATTCTTGGATTTTAACGGGAATTTCTATTTTCTTTTTTGTTTTACTGCATTCGATTTCAAATAGTGGTGGAATTGATTGGAATGCTGCTTTGATGTATGTTCCGTTAACGATTCCTTTAGTCGGAATGTATCGCTATTATGAGGATAATGTTGCGGCATCCATGTTAATGCATTTTGTAAGTAATAGTGTTGCGATGATTTTTTTAGTAGCTAGAGGGTTCCTAGCATGA